A genomic region of Devosia ginsengisoli contains the following coding sequences:
- a CDS encoding glycoside hydrolase family 2 protein, translating into MERTGLAQVADTETGMRRRLSLDGVWQFRHEDGPWREAHVPGPWQAEFSDLVDTSGRAVYKRSFTLPDGWASQELVLHFGAVSYFCEVLLNGQVVGSHEGAFLPFDIVLPASALKAQNELEVRVTMPSADRRVYPDYPFGEVPHGKISWYGRIGGLWQSVALEARDPRHVDDVVVSAGMDGTVSVALGFSAPAAGMAAQLSVLDANGDVVAETSVTAGNAVSASLAVAGALLWSTDEPNLYSLVVDLGSDKVVTTFGFRTVEARDGQILLNGQPLYMRGALDQDYYPDGIYTPPSLEFLEDQARKAKHLGLNLLRCHIKVPDPRYYEVADRLGLLVWTEVPNVANFTSDSARRMRETMEGILKRDRNHPSIIAWTLINEDWGTRLVENAEHRQWLKDSYDWLKAEDPTRLVVDNSACFPNFHVKSDLNDYHYYRSVPERRQEWDDITAQFAAGADWTYSTLGDAERRGDEPLIVSEFGVWGLPDPSKLRREDGSEPDWFETGSPWGDGAALPHGVEERFGALDLGRTFGSFDAFIENVQWYQFMNLRYQIEQMRLHPSIMGYVITELTDVHWEANGLMDMERNPRVFHDVFAQINTDTVIVPRPERYAAYAGETLAIEVTIATGGKALSDGATLRWSGDASGSLAIAATDPVSATSPQVLKIDLPAGGASRMVRLDFVLEAGGDVVARNSCDIALYARRDTTALPTIAAADAGLATYATGLGYRVVPAGEADIVLCHAVDGADVEVMKAGGRFLILADGSVETNKNLRTDMPDGELPHRSIVADGKVFRPSLDQHLPGISLVERDGTIWRGDWIAGFSWIRRDGPFANIPGGPIFDLSFSGVVPHHLLTGFRPWEFGNNVHAGMVVGWVHKPAAIIGEKRVGRGGVVATTFRLTSEAPGADPVAAALFDALVVATKELSVDRGTI; encoded by the coding sequence ATGGAGCGCACGGGTCTCGCGCAGGTGGCGGATACGGAAACGGGCATGCGCCGGCGCCTGTCGCTGGATGGGGTCTGGCAGTTCCGGCACGAGGATGGTCCCTGGCGCGAGGCGCATGTGCCCGGCCCGTGGCAGGCCGAATTTTCCGACCTGGTCGATACCAGCGGCCGCGCCGTCTACAAGCGCAGCTTCACCCTGCCCGACGGCTGGGCATCGCAGGAACTGGTGCTGCATTTCGGCGCCGTCAGCTATTTCTGCGAAGTGCTGCTGAACGGGCAGGTGGTGGGCAGCCATGAAGGCGCCTTCCTGCCCTTCGATATCGTGTTGCCGGCATCGGCGCTCAAGGCGCAGAACGAGCTGGAAGTCCGCGTGACCATGCCTTCGGCCGACCGCAGGGTCTATCCAGACTATCCGTTCGGTGAAGTGCCGCATGGCAAGATCAGCTGGTATGGCCGCATTGGCGGGCTGTGGCAGTCGGTGGCGCTGGAAGCGCGCGATCCGCGCCATGTCGACGATGTCGTGGTGTCGGCAGGCATGGACGGCACGGTTTCGGTCGCGCTGGGCTTTTCGGCTCCTGCTGCCGGCATGGCGGCGCAGCTTTCAGTGCTCGACGCCAATGGCGATGTCGTGGCCGAGACCAGCGTGACGGCGGGCAATGCGGTTTCCGCGAGCCTGGCCGTGGCCGGGGCGCTGCTGTGGTCGACGGACGAACCCAATCTCTATTCGCTGGTCGTGGACCTCGGCAGCGACAAGGTGGTCACGACGTTCGGCTTCCGCACGGTGGAGGCGCGCGACGGGCAAATCCTGCTCAACGGCCAGCCGCTTTATATGCGCGGCGCGCTGGACCAGGACTATTACCCTGACGGCATCTATACGCCGCCCTCGCTGGAATTCCTCGAAGACCAGGCGCGCAAGGCCAAGCATCTCGGGCTCAACCTGCTGCGCTGCCATATCAAGGTGCCGGACCCGCGCTATTACGAGGTGGCCGACCGGCTGGGCCTGCTGGTGTGGACCGAAGTGCCCAATGTCGCCAATTTCACCAGCGATTCCGCGCGGCGCATGCGCGAGACGATGGAAGGCATTCTCAAGCGCGATCGCAACCATCCCTCGATCATCGCCTGGACGCTGATCAACGAGGACTGGGGCACGCGGCTGGTGGAAAATGCCGAGCATCGGCAGTGGCTCAAGGACAGCTATGATTGGCTCAAGGCCGAGGACCCAACCCGGCTGGTGGTCGACAATTCCGCCTGTTTCCCCAATTTCCACGTCAAGTCCGACCTCAACGACTATCACTATTACCGCTCGGTGCCGGAGCGCCGCCAGGAATGGGACGACATCACGGCGCAATTTGCCGCCGGCGCCGACTGGACTTATTCGACGCTGGGCGATGCCGAGCGGCGGGGTGATGAACCGCTGATCGTTTCCGAATTCGGCGTGTGGGGCCTGCCCGATCCGAGCAAGCTCCGTCGCGAAGACGGCAGCGAGCCCGACTGGTTCGAGACCGGCTCGCCCTGGGGCGATGGGGCGGCATTGCCGCATGGCGTCGAGGAGCGCTTCGGCGCGCTGGACCTGGGCCGTACCTTCGGCTCGTTCGATGCCTTCATCGAAAACGTGCAGTGGTACCAGTTCATGAACCTGCGCTACCAGATCGAGCAGATGCGGCTGCATCCTTCGATCATGGGCTATGTCATCACCGAGCTGACCGATGTGCATTGGGAGGCCAATGGCCTGATGGACATGGAGCGCAATCCGCGTGTGTTCCATGACGTGTTTGCCCAGATCAATACCGATACGGTGATCGTGCCGCGGCCCGAGCGCTATGCGGCCTATGCCGGCGAAACGCTTGCTATCGAAGTGACCATCGCGACGGGCGGCAAGGCGCTATCAGATGGCGCGACGCTGCGCTGGTCGGGCGATGCTTCCGGCTCGCTCGCCATTGCGGCGACCGACCCTGTCTCTGCTACCAGCCCGCAAGTGCTCAAGATCGACCTCCCGGCCGGCGGCGCGAGCCGCATGGTACGTCTTGATTTTGTGCTCGAGGCTGGCGGCGATGTCGTGGCGCGCAATAGCTGCGACATCGCCCTCTATGCCAGGCGCGACACCACGGCTTTGCCGACGATTGCCGCCGCCGATGCGGGCTTGGCCACCTATGCGACGGGGCTGGGCTATCGCGTGGTGCCGGCGGGCGAAGCCGATATCGTGCTGTGCCACGCCGTTGACGGTGCCGATGTCGAAGTGATGAAGGCGGGCGGGCGCTTCCTGATCCTGGCCGACGGTTCGGTCGAGACCAACAAGAACCTGCGTACCGACATGCCCGACGGCGAGCTGCCGCATCGCAGCATCGTCGCCGATGGCAAGGTGTTCCGTCCCAGCCTCGACCAGCATCTGCCGGGGATCAGCCTCGTGGAACGCGACGGCACGATCTGGCGCGGCGACTGGATTGCCGGCTTCTCCTGGATACGGCGCGACGGACCGTTCGCCAATATTCCGGGCGGGCCGATCTTCGATCTCAGCTTTTCGGGCGTGGTACCGCATCACCTGCTGACCGGATTCCGGCCCTGGGAATTCGGCAACAATGTCCATGCCGGTATGGTGGTGGGCTGGGTGCACAAGCCCGCGGCCATCATCGGGGAAAAACGCGTGGGCCGCGGCGGGGTGGTGGCAACCACGTTCCGGCTGACCAGCGAGGCGCCGGGCGCCGATCCGGTGGCGGCGGCTTTGTTCGATGCGCTGGTGGTGGCGACGAAGGAGCTGTCGGTGGATCGGGGAACGATCTGA
- a CDS encoding LacI family DNA-binding transcriptional regulator: MPVEKRATMVDVAELAGVSQATVSLVLNGVPNARVSKATRRRVIEAAETLSYRRGKAHPVPEGRKRVIGLMLDEVSTTPFATPFIEGARDEAALQDVTVATFCTRSDPALEQAAIDLLVSQKTIGIIYASLITRQVTVPEAFSELPLVLLNCYERKLRYPSVVPGDLVGGYTATRALLRAGHRRIAHMTGEIIVEAAVDREKGFRQAMAEWNAPVDESLVIQAGWTIRGGRETALALMSLPEPPTAIFCFNDRMAMGCYEAARMLGLSVPGDISIVGFDDEDLAVNMEPPLSTMVLPHDEMARWAVAELLDSYNDADQDERQQKVKIECELIERNSIAPR; the protein is encoded by the coding sequence ATGCCCGTGGAAAAACGAGCGACGATGGTGGACGTGGCCGAGCTGGCCGGCGTGTCACAGGCAACCGTTTCGCTGGTTCTCAACGGGGTTCCCAATGCCCGCGTCTCCAAGGCGACCCGCCGCCGCGTCATCGAGGCAGCCGAAACCCTGTCCTATCGGCGCGGCAAGGCCCACCCGGTGCCCGAGGGCCGCAAGCGCGTCATCGGCCTCATGCTCGATGAAGTTTCCACCACCCCTTTCGCCACGCCCTTCATCGAAGGCGCCCGCGACGAAGCGGCTTTGCAGGACGTAACCGTCGCGACATTCTGCACCCGCTCCGACCCGGCGCTGGAACAGGCGGCCATCGATCTGTTGGTCTCGCAGAAGACCATCGGCATCATCTACGCCTCGCTCATCACCAGGCAAGTCACTGTTCCCGAAGCCTTTTCCGAGCTGCCGCTGGTGCTGCTCAACTGCTACGAGCGCAAGCTGCGCTACCCCTCGGTCGTGCCCGGCGACCTGGTCGGCGGCTATACCGCGACGCGGGCGCTGCTGCGCGCCGGCCATCGCCGCATCGCCCATATGACCGGCGAAATCATCGTCGAGGCGGCCGTCGATCGCGAAAAGGGCTTTCGCCAGGCCATGGCCGAATGGAACGCGCCGGTCGACGAATCGCTGGTCATCCAGGCCGGCTGGACCATTCGTGGCGGCCGCGAAACGGCGCTGGCACTGATGTCGCTGCCCGAGCCGCCCACTGCCATCTTCTGCTTCAACGACCGCATGGCCATGGGCTGCTACGAAGCCGCCCGCATGCTGGGCCTCTCCGTTCCCGGGGACATTTCCATCGTCGGCTTCGATGATGAAGACCTGGCGGTCAATATGGAGCCGCCCCTCTCCACCATGGTGCTGCCGCATGACGAAATGGCCCGCTGGGCCGTGGCCGAACTGCTCGACAGCTACAATGATGCCGACCAGGACGAGCGCCAGCAGAAGGTCAAGATCGAGTGCGAACTGATCGAGCGCAACTCGATCGCCCCGCGCTGA
- a CDS encoding LacI family DNA-binding transcriptional regulator → MPRSADTIEPQIMRGKRGGGRRVTMTDVAREAGCSQATVSFVLNHAPGIKLSAETKQRVFEAARRLGYAMPPVAGAAVSTARRRRIGFIADQLATSPEAMVAIEGLTQATRASGDVVLVAHTHNDEELEAELIRTFVEQRVSALVYMTIFTREVELPQQLLGLEMPVFLLNCYTASQICPAVVPSEIAGGQRSTRHLIEQGHRRIATITGEIWMEAAQDRLKGYRRALATADIPFDPALVVEGDWSASSGYDATRTLLALPEPPTAIFCQNDRTAIGCYEALKEAGYDIPTDMAVVGYDDEEISRHLHPRLTTSILPHRAMGAWVVEQLGEFVPGQGRYPLVKLECPLVERDSVAKPKA, encoded by the coding sequence ATGCCCAGGTCAGCCGACACAATCGAGCCGCAGATAATGCGAGGAAAGCGCGGTGGTGGGCGGCGGGTGACCATGACCGACGTGGCGCGCGAGGCGGGGTGTTCGCAGGCGACGGTTTCCTTCGTGCTCAATCATGCGCCGGGGATCAAGCTCTCGGCCGAAACCAAGCAGAGGGTGTTCGAGGCGGCGCGGCGGCTGGGCTATGCGATGCCGCCGGTTGCGGGGGCAGCGGTATCGACGGCGCGGCGGCGGCGCATCGGCTTCATCGCGGACCAGTTGGCGACGAGCCCGGAGGCCATGGTGGCCATCGAGGGGCTGACGCAGGCGACGCGGGCCAGCGGCGATGTGGTGCTGGTGGCCCATACCCATAATGACGAGGAGCTGGAAGCCGAGCTGATCCGCACCTTCGTGGAGCAGCGGGTTTCAGCCCTGGTCTATATGACGATTTTCACGCGCGAAGTGGAGCTGCCGCAGCAATTGCTGGGGCTGGAAATGCCGGTTTTCCTGCTCAATTGCTATACGGCCAGCCAGATCTGTCCGGCCGTGGTGCCCAGCGAGATTGCCGGTGGGCAGCGCAGCACGCGGCACCTGATCGAGCAGGGGCATCGGCGCATCGCCACGATTACAGGCGAAATCTGGATGGAGGCGGCGCAGGACCGGCTCAAGGGTTATCGGCGGGCGCTGGCCACGGCCGATATTCCGTTCGATCCGGCGCTGGTGGTGGAAGGGGATTGGTCGGCCAGTTCGGGCTATGACGCGACGCGCACGCTGCTGGCGCTGCCCGAGCCGCCGACGGCGATCTTCTGCCAGAATGATCGGACGGCCATCGGCTGCTATGAAGCGCTCAAGGAGGCGGGATACGATATTCCCACCGACATGGCCGTGGTGGGCTATGACGACGAGGAAATCTCGCGGCACCTGCATCCCCGGCTGACCACGTCCATCCTGCCGCATCGGGCCATGGGGGCCTGGGTGGTGGAGCAGCTCGGCGAATTCGTGCCGGGGCAGGGGCGCTATCCGCTGGTCAAGCTCGAATGCCCACTGGTCGAGCGGGATTCGGTTGCAAAGCCAAAAGCTTAG
- a CDS encoding carboxymuconolactone decarboxylase family protein: MSKDVQERGLEIRKSVLGAEYVEAAFRSADDFNLPMQELVTEYCWGAVWGRETLSLKTRSMLNLAMIATLNRPHELRLHVRGALRNGVSKDEIREIFMQVAVYAGVPAGVDAFRLAREVFDADKDA, from the coding sequence ATGAGCAAGGACGTGCAGGAGCGCGGGCTGGAGATACGCAAAAGCGTGCTCGGCGCCGAATATGTCGAAGCGGCCTTCCGCTCGGCGGATGATTTCAACCTGCCCATGCAGGAGCTGGTTACCGAATATTGCTGGGGCGCCGTCTGGGGGCGCGAGACCCTTTCGCTCAAGACGCGGTCCATGCTGAACCTGGCGATGATCGCCACCCTCAATCGCCCGCATGAGCTGCGACTGCATGTGCGGGGCGCCCTGCGAAACGGCGTGAGCAAGGACGAGATCCGCGAAATCTTCATGCAGGTGGCCGTCTATGCGGGCGTGCCTGCTGGGGTCGATGCCTTCCGTCTGGCCCGCGAGGTCTTCGACGCAGACAAGGACGCCTGA
- a CDS encoding ABC transporter permease → MTTDHAPAPSSLRMDLTTILTNRRVITIASVTIALLLWEIFGRQVNPLFGSYPSAIAAKMFELTANGRLPKAFFQSLQPFVVGFGLAAILGIPIGMLLGRFRFLEAAFSIYVTAGNAMPLIAITPLFMLWFGLGFTVKVAIVATLSFFPICMSTWSGVKSIPKSLIEVGESFVGTRRDILQKIVLPASVPYIMAGIRLAVGKGIIAMIVAEFFTALSGLGGSSSPPRTISRRPKCSRPSSCC, encoded by the coding sequence ATGACCACCGATCACGCTCCCGCACCGTCGAGCCTGCGCATGGACCTGACGACTATCCTGACAAACCGCCGGGTGATCACCATCGCCTCGGTCACCATTGCGCTGCTGCTGTGGGAAATCTTTGGCCGCCAGGTCAACCCGCTGTTCGGCTCCTATCCATCGGCTATCGCGGCCAAGATGTTCGAGCTGACCGCCAATGGTCGCCTGCCGAAGGCCTTCTTCCAGAGCCTGCAGCCCTTTGTGGTGGGTTTCGGCCTGGCCGCCATCCTGGGCATCCCGATCGGCATGCTGCTGGGTCGTTTCCGCTTCCTCGAAGCGGCCTTCAGCATCTATGTCACTGCCGGCAATGCCATGCCGCTGATCGCCATCACGCCGCTTTTCATGCTCTGGTTTGGGCTGGGCTTCACCGTGAAAGTGGCCATCGTCGCCACGCTCTCGTTCTTCCCGATCTGCATGAGCACTTGGTCGGGGGTGAAATCCATCCCCAAATCGCTGATCGAAGTCGGCGAATCCTTTGTCGGCACCCGCCGCGATATCCTGCAGAAGATCGTGCTGCCGGCCTCGGTGCCCTACATCATGGCCGGCATCAGGCTGGCCGTGGGCAAAGGCATCATCGCCATGATCGTGGCGGAGTTCTTCACCGCCCTTTCCGGGCTCGGGGGATCATCCTCACCGCCGCGAACAATTTCGAGACGGCCGAAATGTTCGCGCCCATCATCGTGTTGCTGA
- a CDS encoding ABC transporter ATP-binding protein, translating into MALVEIQNVSKTFRTKVAGNTRDVHALSGVSFSLERGEIVAITGASGCGKTTMLRIIMGLEKASGGSVIVNGNQVSGCGYDRGMVFQHSELLPWRNAVQNVAFGLELKGMDKQTRDVEARRYLELVGLGHAADRLPHQLSGGMKQRVGIARALAIGPDVLLMDEPFGALDAQTREGLQNELMAIQAQTQQTIILVTHDLDEAVLLADRVVVMSQGRVAETLEMRLPRPRPSLAALRGNPEFGEKRLRLWELLKNEMDADARKAA; encoded by the coding sequence ATGGCGTTGGTCGAAATCCAGAATGTCAGCAAGACGTTCAGAACCAAGGTAGCGGGCAATACAAGAGACGTGCACGCGCTGAGCGGGGTCTCCTTTTCCCTGGAACGGGGAGAGATCGTTGCAATCACCGGTGCCAGCGGCTGTGGTAAGACCACGATGCTGCGCATCATCATGGGCCTGGAGAAAGCCAGTGGCGGTTCGGTCATCGTCAACGGCAACCAGGTGAGCGGCTGTGGCTATGATCGGGGCATGGTGTTCCAGCACTCCGAATTGCTGCCCTGGCGCAATGCTGTGCAAAACGTGGCCTTCGGGCTCGAACTCAAGGGCATGGACAAGCAGACCCGTGATGTCGAGGCCCGGCGTTACCTCGAACTGGTTGGTCTCGGCCATGCCGCCGACCGGCTGCCGCATCAATTGTCGGGTGGCATGAAGCAGCGTGTCGGCATCGCCCGGGCCCTGGCTATCGGTCCCGATGTGTTGCTGATGGATGAGCCATTCGGAGCGCTGGATGCTCAGACCCGCGAGGGCCTGCAGAACGAATTGATGGCCATCCAGGCCCAGACCCAACAGACCATTATCCTGGTCACGCACGACCTGGACGAGGCCGTGCTGCTGGCCGACCGCGTCGTGGTGATGAGCCAGGGGCGTGTCGCCGAGACCCTGGAAATGCGCCTGCCGCGCCCGCGGCCCAGCCTGGCCGCTTTGCGTGGCAACCCCGAATTCGGCGAAAAGCGACTGCGCCTGTGGGAATTGCTGAAGAACGAAATGGACGCCGACGCGAGAAAGGCCGCCTGA
- a CDS encoding ABC transporter substrate-binding protein: MKKRAGLAAAAILVTTGLAQAQSLEPFRYGTVATKGDAGFVYMGAEDGFDNSFGLDIDMQSFKGDSILLRGLLAGELDAYIGNPGGPMIAASKGADIKIIACPWPGLTYALFTKPEITSVDQLAGGTIGVSAPGSLPDLFSRAVVKSAGIPLDAVNFTVAGSDAERIAAVSADLITAAPSSSEFNAKAPELGLHMLVHARDVVPEYVRFCIMTRGDIVRDSPDYIASFLAAQLKGFSFALQNKEATLALSYDKAELPPEDEAPVMIYDEVVEFGAVDPEMTVDVEKLKWLSDLLGETGNMDAGFDPATMVDTSVLEDAKALLAAQ; this comes from the coding sequence ATGAAAAAGCGCGCCGGCCTTGCCGCTGCAGCCATTCTCGTTACCACCGGCCTGGCTCAGGCCCAGTCGCTGGAGCCGTTCCGCTACGGCACCGTCGCCACCAAGGGCGATGCGGGCTTTGTCTATATGGGCGCCGAAGACGGCTTCGATAACAGCTTCGGCCTCGATATCGACATGCAGTCCTTCAAGGGCGACTCCATCCTGCTGCGCGGCCTGCTGGCGGGCGAGCTCGATGCCTATATCGGCAATCCCGGCGGCCCCATGATCGCTGCGAGCAAGGGCGCCGACATCAAGATCATTGCCTGTCCGTGGCCGGGGCTGACCTATGCCCTGTTCACCAAGCCCGAGATCACCAGCGTAGACCAGCTTGCCGGCGGCACGATCGGCGTTTCGGCGCCCGGATCGCTGCCCGACCTGTTCTCGCGCGCCGTGGTGAAGTCTGCCGGCATCCCGCTCGATGCCGTGAATTTCACCGTGGCCGGCAGCGATGCCGAGCGCATTGCCGCCGTTTCGGCCGACCTCATCACCGCCGCGCCGAGCTCCAGCGAGTTCAATGCCAAGGCGCCCGAGCTGGGGCTGCACATGCTGGTCCATGCCCGCGACGTGGTGCCCGAATATGTGCGCTTCTGCATCATGACCCGCGGCGATATCGTGCGTGACAGCCCTGATTATATCGCGAGCTTCCTGGCGGCCCAGCTCAAGGGCTTCAGCTTCGCCCTGCAGAACAAGGAGGCCACGCTTGCCCTGTCCTATGACAAGGCAGAGCTTCCTCCCGAGGATGAAGCGCCCGTCATGATCTATGATGAAGTGGTGGAATTTGGCGCGGTCGATCCGGAGATGACGGTCGACGTCGAAAAGCTGAAGTGGCTGAGCGACCTGCTCGGTGAAACCGGCAATATGGATGCCGGCTTCGATCCGGCCACCATGGTCGACACGTCAGTGCTCGAGGACGCCAAGGCGCTCCTCGCCGCCCAATAA
- a CDS encoding DUF4286 family protein: MTPEPSWEAEFHDWYDTEHIPVRMAAPGFLGAQRYNRQEGPGFLAVYDMEAPTALQTEEYKRIKGEPSERTARMLRDVSGFTRYTGKLLSWQQQEGISDTEVLESPVLYPVFFTVPPDRQADFNAWYTEDHVPKLLQEPQWLGCRRYEIVDGAPHDYSHIALHHLASAQALESPARAAARNTPWRDRLASESWFRGTYMIFLRRGARFSAQQAGQKLESDDE; encoded by the coding sequence ATGACGCCCGAGCCCAGTTGGGAAGCCGAATTTCACGACTGGTATGATACAGAGCACATCCCGGTCAGGATGGCGGCGCCGGGCTTTTTGGGCGCACAGCGCTACAATCGCCAGGAGGGTCCGGGCTTCCTGGCGGTGTACGACATGGAAGCGCCGACCGCCCTGCAGACCGAGGAGTATAAGCGCATCAAGGGTGAGCCGAGCGAGCGCACGGCGCGCATGCTTCGCGATGTTTCGGGCTTCACGCGCTACACCGGCAAGCTGCTCAGCTGGCAGCAGCAGGAGGGCATCAGTGATACGGAGGTTCTCGAAAGCCCCGTGCTCTATCCCGTATTTTTTACCGTTCCACCGGATCGGCAAGCGGATTTCAACGCCTGGTACACCGAGGATCATGTGCCCAAGCTGCTGCAGGAGCCCCAATGGCTCGGTTGCCGCCGATATGAAATCGTCGATGGCGCTCCGCATGACTATTCCCATATTGCCCTGCACCACCTGGCTTCCGCGCAGGCTTTGGAAAGCCCGGCGCGTGCTGCCGCGCGAAACACGCCCTGGCGGGACCGTTTGGCGAGCGAAAGCTGGTTTCGCGGCACCTATATGATATTCCTCAGGCGCGGCGCGCGCTTCTCGGCGCAGCAGGCCGGCCAGAAACTGGAGAGCGACGATGAATAA
- a CDS encoding GntR family transcriptional regulator, whose translation MPDLRIVQPRALLREQVLDKLRNAIIEGWYPPGTRLIERELCEALAVSRTSVREVLRQLESEQLVTVEPRRGPTVASISLAEAEAIYETRAIFETAVVRAFIERAGKAEFSTLTLAAREFGEAAETNDRHKLLSSMSLFYDTLLHGAGNPVLQGVVRQLMARVAFLRSKSLSEPGRLKYSVAEIQEMCSAILARDAERAEKAAANHVARAREAAVRQLSLEIPASAR comes from the coding sequence ATGCCCGATTTGCGCATCGTACAGCCACGAGCCCTGTTGCGGGAGCAGGTGCTGGACAAGCTGCGCAACGCCATCATCGAGGGCTGGTATCCGCCCGGTACCCGCCTTATCGAGCGCGAACTCTGCGAAGCACTGGCCGTCAGCCGCACATCGGTGCGCGAAGTTCTGCGCCAGCTCGAGAGCGAACAGCTGGTCACGGTTGAGCCGCGCCGGGGCCCCACAGTCGCCTCCATAAGCCTGGCCGAGGCCGAAGCCATCTACGAAACGCGGGCCATCTTCGAAACCGCCGTCGTTCGTGCCTTCATCGAGCGTGCCGGCAAAGCCGAATTCAGCACCTTGACCCTGGCCGCCCGGGAGTTCGGTGAAGCCGCCGAGACGAATGATCGCCACAAGCTCCTGTCGAGCATGAGCCTGTTCTACGACACCCTGCTGCATGGCGCCGGCAACCCGGTCCTGCAGGGGGTGGTGCGCCAGCTCATGGCGCGCGTGGCCTTCCTGCGCAGCAAATCCCTGAGTGAACCGGGCCGGTTGAAATACAGCGTGGCCGAAATACAGGAAATGTGCAGCGCGATCCTGGCGCGGGATGCGGAGCGGGCCGAAAAAGCCGCTGCGAACCACGTGGCGCGGGCCAGGGAAGCGGCGGTGCGCCAGCTTTCCCTCGAAATACCGGCAAGCGCCCGCTGA
- a CDS encoding ABC transporter substrate-binding protein: MYKMMVADVDSPSYFVATAAVKLGFFQAEGVEIEFIPEYGAKHGPEKLRDGSIHFFGGPAFAATRAFPMWKGAKLLCALSQYSYWFMGIRKDIEIERGDIAGLKGLRVASSFAFPRTALKYMLSEAGMDMDRDEVQIVESLATHSEWHSLDGIRAIRENHADAFWGNGMRLALAEKAGLAKLHLDLRRGDGPPGARFYNFAALTTTDALIEKEPEVAAAAIRAIRATQRALQADPNLARKVGDDLFPKDQAELIPVLVARDAPFYDASIGPDAIEGLNRFAMANGLSKRMLAPEDIVATQFSALWSN; encoded by the coding sequence ATGTACAAGATGATGGTTGCGGACGTTGACTCGCCTTCCTATTTCGTCGCCACGGCCGCGGTTAAGCTTGGCTTTTTCCAGGCTGAAGGCGTCGAGATCGAGTTCATCCCGGAATATGGCGCCAAGCACGGGCCGGAAAAGCTGCGCGATGGCTCCATTCATTTCTTCGGCGGGCCGGCCTTCGCGGCGACGCGGGCGTTTCCGATGTGGAAGGGCGCCAAGCTGCTCTGCGCCCTGTCGCAATATTCCTACTGGTTCATGGGCATCCGCAAGGATATCGAGATCGAGCGCGGCGATATTGCCGGCCTCAAGGGCCTGCGCGTTGCCTCGTCATTCGCCTTTCCGCGCACCGCGCTGAAATACATGCTTTCCGAGGCCGGAATGGACATGGACCGCGATGAGGTCCAGATCGTCGAGAGCCTGGCGACGCATTCGGAGTGGCACAGCCTTGATGGCATAAGGGCGATCCGCGAGAACCACGCGGATGCGTTCTGGGGCAATGGCATGCGGCTGGCATTGGCCGAGAAAGCCGGTCTCGCCAAGCTGCATCTCGACTTGCGGCGTGGTGACGGCCCGCCGGGCGCGCGGTTCTATAATTTCGCGGCGCTCACCACCACCGACGCCCTGATTGAAAAGGAGCCGGAAGTGGCCGCCGCGGCCATCCGCGCGATCCGGGCCACCCAGCGCGCGCTGCAGGCCGATCCCAATCTCGCACGAAAGGTCGGTGACGATCTCTTCCCCAAGGACCAGGCTGAGCTCATACCGGTGCTCGTTGCCCGGGACGCGCCGTTTTATGACGCAAGCATCGGGCCGGACGCCATCGAAGGCCTCAACAGGTTTGCCATGGCGAATGGTCTGTCCAAGCGGATGCTGGCTCCTGAAGACATAGTCGCCACGCAATTCAGCGCATTGTGGTCCAACTGA